The following proteins are encoded in a genomic region of Streptomyces lunaelactis:
- a CDS encoding O-methyltransferase, whose protein sequence is MQSASRQLRGQERVITANRQTSWAFADAFVAEDDTLRWARDRARESGLPSVSPGTGAALRLLAATADAKAVAEVGTGTGVSGIYLLQGMRPDGVLTTVDPEPDRQQFAKEAFRAAGFAGNRARFIPGRALDVLPRLADGGYDLVFCDGDRMESLDYLAESLRLLRPGGLVCFEGVFADGRTVDSAAQPAEVLRLRELLRTVRESQELLPSLLPVGDGLLCAVRR, encoded by the coding sequence ATACAGTCAGCGTCGCGCCAACTACGGGGACAGGAGAGGGTCATTACCGCCAACCGGCAGACGAGCTGGGCGTTCGCCGACGCCTTTGTCGCCGAGGACGACACGCTCCGCTGGGCCCGTGACCGGGCCCGGGAGTCAGGGCTCCCCTCGGTGTCCCCAGGCACCGGCGCAGCGCTGCGACTGCTGGCTGCCACCGCTGACGCGAAGGCGGTGGCCGAAGTCGGTACGGGGACGGGTGTCTCCGGGATCTATCTGCTGCAGGGCATGCGGCCCGACGGCGTACTGACGACCGTGGACCCGGAGCCCGACCGGCAGCAGTTCGCCAAGGAGGCCTTCCGCGCGGCCGGCTTCGCCGGGAACCGGGCGCGTTTCATCCCCGGCCGCGCCCTCGACGTACTCCCGCGGCTCGCGGACGGCGGTTACGACCTCGTTTTCTGCGACGGCGACCGGATGGAGTCGCTGGACTATCTCGCTGAATCGTTGCGCCTGCTGCGACCAGGCGGGCTCGTCTGCTTCGAGGGCGTCTTCGCGGACGGCCGCACGGTCGACTCGGCGGCCCAGCCGGCCGAGGTCCTGCGGCTGCGAGAGCTGCTGCGCACGGTGCGCGAAAGCCAGGAGCTGCTGCCGTCGCTGCTGCCGGTGGGCGACGGCCTGCTGTGCGCGGTACGCCGCTGA
- the sigE gene encoding RNA polymerase sigma factor SigE, whose amino-acid sequence MVGAPLDTTRADRGGAAAPADRRGVLKRFLRSAGEPRSVTDIADSSRSTDSAATATFASDAESQAWTPPTWEEIVSTHSGRVYRLAYRLTGNQHDAEDLTQEVFVRVFRSLSTYTPGTFEGWLHRITTNLFLDMVRRKQRIRFDALGDDAAERLPSREPSPQQVFNDTHFDADVQQALDTLAPEFRAAVVLCDIEGLSYEEIAATLGVKLGTVRSRIHRGRSHLRKALQHRSPQARAEQRTLAGVVGLAGEGGAA is encoded by the coding sequence ATGGTAGGGGCTCCGCTGGACACCACCAGAGCCGACAGGGGAGGTGCGGCTGCACCTGCGGATCGGAGAGGAGTGCTGAAGCGCTTTCTCAGGTCGGCGGGTGAGCCGAGATCCGTGACCGACATTGCTGACAGTTCTCGCTCGACCGACTCCGCAGCTACCGCGACCTTCGCATCGGATGCGGAATCGCAGGCGTGGACGCCTCCCACCTGGGAGGAGATCGTCAGCACGCACAGCGGCCGGGTCTACCGCCTCGCCTACCGTCTGACGGGCAACCAGCACGACGCCGAGGACCTCACCCAGGAGGTCTTCGTCCGCGTGTTCCGCTCGTTGTCGACGTACACCCCCGGCACCTTCGAGGGCTGGCTGCACCGCATTACCACCAACCTTTTCCTGGACATGGTCCGCCGCAAGCAGCGCATCCGTTTCGACGCGCTCGGCGACGACGCCGCCGAGCGGCTGCCCAGCCGCGAGCCGTCCCCGCAGCAGGTCTTCAACGACACCCACTTCGACGCGGATGTGCAGCAGGCGCTGGACACCCTCGCGCCGGAGTTCCGCGCCGCGGTGGTGCTCTGTGACATCGAGGGACTGTCGTACGAGGAGATCGCCGCGACGCTCGGCGTGAAGCTCGGCACCGTCCGCAGCCGGATCCACCGTGGCCGGTCCCATCTGCGCAAGGCCCTGCAGCACCGTTCCCCGCAGGCTCGCGCGGAGCAGCGCACGCTGGCGGGTGTGGTCGGCCTGGCAGGGGAGGGCGGAGCGGCGTGA
- a CDS encoding anti-sigma factor family protein gives MSGSSPTPAEQHLGDRLAALVDGELKHDVRDRVLAHLATCPKCKAEADAQRRLKNVFAHTAPPPPSEGLLARLQGLPAGPGGDDDGRSGPFGGGRVADGVFGALSPSAGHGRDPRSETFGYVPAGAHATVLPGGSGGFRIHDVGRTDAERSPWRGRRFAFAAASAVSFAAIALGGAIPLDASVQAGPRGEGAGNNVTPLRTATPTAGGAGVNTGLNSGSGTGTSAVRSAETERRRGGALARSDDRQDIAGAPSLLAPAAPPLVHPFLVSPLVNSSSSLAPLIRPTGSAFQLATTAGFTPSAAPAPTHLAAPTQPGRSLSSRR, from the coding sequence GTGAGTGGTTCAAGTCCCACCCCTGCGGAGCAGCACCTGGGGGACCGGCTCGCCGCGCTCGTCGACGGCGAACTCAAGCATGATGTCCGGGACCGGGTGCTGGCCCATCTCGCCACCTGTCCCAAGTGCAAGGCCGAGGCCGACGCCCAGCGCCGGCTGAAGAACGTCTTCGCGCACACCGCCCCGCCGCCGCCCTCCGAAGGGCTGCTCGCGCGGCTCCAAGGGCTGCCCGCGGGACCCGGAGGTGACGACGACGGCCGGAGTGGACCTTTCGGCGGGGGACGAGTCGCCGACGGGGTCTTCGGCGCGCTGAGTCCTTCCGCGGGACATGGACGCGACCCCAGGTCGGAGACCTTCGGCTATGTACCGGCGGGCGCGCACGCGACTGTGCTCCCCGGCGGTTCCGGTGGCTTCCGTATCCATGACGTCGGTCGTACGGACGCGGAGCGCTCACCCTGGCGCGGGCGGAGGTTCGCCTTCGCGGCGGCCAGCGCGGTGTCCTTCGCCGCGATCGCCCTGGGCGGCGCGATTCCGCTGGACGCCTCGGTGCAGGCCGGCCCCAGGGGCGAGGGCGCGGGGAACAACGTCACACCCCTGCGGACCGCGACCCCGACCGCGGGCGGGGCCGGTGTGAACACCGGCCTGAACTCCGGCTCGGGCACCGGGACGAGCGCCGTCAGGAGCGCGGAGACCGAGCGCCGCCGCGGCGGCGCCCTGGCCAGGTCGGACGACCGTCAGGACATCGCCGGCGCACCGAGCCTGCTCGCCCCGGCGGCGCCGCCGCTGGTCCACCCGTTCCTCGTCTCACCCCTGGTCAACTCCTCGTCGTCCCTGGCGCCGCTGATACGTCCCACGGGCTCGGCGTTCCAGCTCGCGACGACCGCCGGATTCACCCCGTCCGCCGCACCTGCCCCCACCCACCTCGCAGCACCGACCCAGCCCGGTCGGTCCCTCTCGTCCCGGCGCTGA
- a CDS encoding trypsin-like peptidase domain-containing protein: MDDGKPTGPKAKWWSRPSAGRATHSEPEATAQVSEPEVTAQVSEPEVTAQVSAPEETELTAVTAELPPVQSPAPSPVPVQGGSPQPLHEPDAYSTPPYGGPGPWAPAPPVQRPMPTPAHGTPVPPAYPGPNGAAADAPAGAGSGGGYAPPPPSGHQPQPRPEDRPQPLNSLWLQYDPWNTPVQPLTHPGAPVRKKNRRGSLLAGAVLLALVAGGIGGGMGAYIERNGGITSVELPQAAKDNGDRAPDSVAGIAASALPSVVTLHVSGSGEQGTGTGFVLDQQGHILTNNHVVDPAGSSGDISITFSGGETAKATLVGKDSGYDLAVVKVTGVSGLKPLPLGNSDSVQVGDPVVAIGAPFDLQNTVTSGIISAKERPITAGGEKGDGSDVSYVDALQTDAPINPGNSGGPLVDTKARVIGINSAIRAADSGAGPEGAQAGSIGLGFAIPINQGKRVAEELINTGKATHPVIGVSLDMKYTGDGARVGVKGKDGTAAVTPGGPGAKAGIKPGDIITKVDGQRVHSGEELIVKIRAHRPGDRLELTLVRGGRERKMSLTLGSADGT; the protein is encoded by the coding sequence ATGGACGACGGGAAGCCCACCGGACCCAAGGCGAAGTGGTGGAGCCGGCCCAGTGCGGGACGTGCGACCCACTCCGAGCCGGAGGCGACGGCACAGGTGTCGGAGCCCGAGGTGACGGCGCAGGTGTCGGAGCCCGAGGTGACGGCGCAGGTGTCGGCGCCCGAGGAGACCGAGTTGACCGCGGTGACGGCGGAGCTGCCTCCTGTGCAGTCGCCGGCGCCGTCCCCGGTTCCGGTGCAGGGCGGCAGCCCGCAGCCGTTGCACGAGCCCGATGCGTACAGCACGCCGCCGTACGGCGGACCCGGGCCGTGGGCGCCGGCACCTCCCGTACAGCGACCGATGCCCACTCCGGCGCATGGCACGCCCGTACCGCCGGCCTACCCCGGCCCGAACGGCGCGGCGGCCGACGCCCCGGCCGGTGCCGGCAGCGGCGGCGGGTACGCCCCACCGCCCCCGTCGGGACACCAGCCGCAGCCTCGGCCCGAGGACCGGCCGCAGCCGCTGAACTCGCTCTGGCTGCAGTACGACCCCTGGAACACCCCCGTACAGCCGCTGACCCACCCCGGCGCGCCCGTCAGGAAGAAGAACCGCCGCGGGTCACTGCTGGCCGGGGCGGTCCTGCTGGCGCTCGTCGCCGGAGGCATCGGCGGCGGCATGGGCGCCTACATCGAGCGCAACGGCGGCATCACCAGCGTCGAACTCCCGCAGGCGGCCAAGGACAACGGCGACCGCGCCCCCGACAGCGTCGCCGGCATCGCCGCCAGCGCCCTGCCGAGCGTGGTCACCCTCCATGTCAGCGGCAGCGGCGAACAGGGCACCGGCACCGGCTTCGTCCTCGACCAGCAGGGCCACATCCTCACCAACAACCATGTCGTCGATCCGGCGGGCTCGTCCGGCGACATCTCCATCACCTTCAGCGGCGGCGAGACCGCCAAGGCGACCCTCGTCGGCAAGGACAGCGGCTACGACCTCGCCGTCGTCAAGGTCACCGGCGTCTCCGGACTCAAGCCGCTGCCGCTCGGGAACTCCGACAGCGTCCAGGTCGGTGACCCCGTCGTCGCCATCGGAGCGCCCTTCGACCTCCAGAACACCGTGACCTCCGGCATCATCAGCGCCAAGGAGCGCCCCATCACGGCGGGCGGCGAGAAGGGCGACGGCAGCGATGTCAGCTACGTGGACGCGCTGCAGACCGACGCCCCGATAAACCCCGGCAACTCCGGCGGCCCGCTGGTGGACACCAAGGCCCGGGTCATCGGCATCAACAGCGCGATCCGCGCCGCCGACAGCGGCGCCGGCCCCGAGGGCGCCCAGGCCGGCTCCATCGGACTCGGCTTCGCGATCCCCATCAACCAGGGCAAGCGCGTCGCCGAGGAGCTCATCAACACCGGCAAGGCCACCCACCCCGTGATCGGCGTCAGCCTCGACATGAAGTACACGGGCGACGGCGCGCGCGTCGGCGTCAAGGGCAAGGACGGCACCGCGGCGGTCACCCCCGGCGGCCCCGGCGCCAAGGCGGGGATCAAGCCCGGAGACATCATCACCAAGGTCGACGGCCAGCGGGTGCACAGCGGCGAGGAGCTGATCGTCAAGATCCGCGCCCACCGCCCGGGCGACAGGCTGGAGCTGACCCTGGTCCGCGGTGGCCGTGAACGGAAGATGTCACTGACACTCGGTTCCGCGGACGGCACATGA
- a CDS encoding sec-independent translocase, whose protein sequence is MFNDIGALELVALVVLAVLVFGPEKLPKVIQDATRFIRKVREFSESAKHDIRSELGPEFKDFEFEDLNPKTFIRKQLDENEDLKELKELRSSFDLKKEINEVADAVNGKDSDTSVPAAVNGSPGTPDLLKKRENVDRDERPPFDADAT, encoded by the coding sequence GTGTTCAATGACATAGGCGCACTGGAGCTGGTGGCGCTCGTGGTGCTCGCCGTGCTCGTCTTCGGCCCCGAAAAGCTGCCGAAGGTCATCCAGGACGCCACGCGCTTCATCCGGAAGGTCCGCGAGTTCTCCGAGAGCGCGAAGCATGACATCCGCAGCGAACTGGGGCCGGAGTTCAAGGACTTCGAATTCGAGGATCTCAACCCCAAGACGTTCATCCGCAAGCAGCTGGACGAGAACGAGGACCTGAAGGAACTCAAGGAGCTCCGCAGCAGCTTCGACCTCAAGAAGGAGATCAACGAGGTCGCCGACGCGGTGAACGGCAAGGACTCCGACACGTCCGTCCCGGCCGCCGTCAACGGCTCCCCCGGCACCCCCGACCTGCTCAAGAAGCGCGAAAACGTCGATCGGGACGAGCGACCGCCCTTCGACGCAGACGCCACCTGA
- a CDS encoding Mrp/NBP35 family ATP-binding protein, producing MATEDAVLEALATVNDPEINRPITELGMVKSVGIGADGTVAVTVYLTVSGCPMRETITKNVTDAVARLDGVTRVDVTLDVMSDEQRKELASSLRGGTAEREVPFAQPGSLTRVYAVASGKGGVGKSSVTVNLAAAMAADGLKVGVVDADIYGHSVPRMLGADGRPTQVENMIMPPSAHGVKVISIGMFTPGNAPVVWRGPMLHRALQQFLADVYWGDLDVLLLDLPPGTGDIAISVAQLVPNAEILVVTTPQQAAAEVAERAGSIAVQTHQKIVGVVENMAGLPCPHCDEIVDVFGTGGGQRVADGLTRTTGALVPVLGSIPIDVRLREGGDEGKPVVLTDPDSPAGAALRSIAGKLGGRARGLSGMSLGITPRNKF from the coding sequence ATGGCTACGGAAGACGCGGTGCTTGAAGCACTGGCGACGGTGAACGACCCCGAGATCAACCGACCGATCACCGAACTCGGCATGGTCAAATCAGTCGGGATCGGGGCGGACGGCACGGTCGCCGTCACGGTGTACCTCACCGTCTCCGGCTGCCCGATGCGCGAGACGATCACCAAGAACGTGACGGACGCGGTCGCGCGCCTCGACGGCGTCACGCGCGTCGACGTCACGCTGGATGTGATGAGCGACGAGCAGCGCAAGGAGCTCGCGAGCTCGCTGCGCGGCGGGACCGCCGAGCGCGAGGTGCCGTTCGCCCAGCCGGGCTCGCTGACCCGGGTGTACGCGGTGGCCTCCGGCAAGGGCGGCGTCGGCAAGTCCTCCGTCACCGTGAACCTGGCGGCGGCGATGGCGGCCGACGGGCTGAAGGTCGGTGTCGTCGACGCGGACATCTACGGTCACTCGGTGCCGCGCATGCTGGGCGCGGACGGCCGTCCGACCCAGGTCGAGAACATGATCATGCCGCCGTCGGCGCACGGCGTGAAGGTCATCTCGATCGGCATGTTCACCCCGGGCAACGCGCCCGTGGTGTGGCGCGGTCCGATGCTCCACCGCGCGCTGCAGCAGTTCCTCGCGGATGTGTACTGGGGCGACCTGGACGTGCTCCTGCTCGACCTGCCGCCGGGCACCGGTGACATCGCGATCTCGGTGGCTCAGCTGGTGCCGAACGCCGAGATCCTGGTGGTGACGACCCCGCAGCAAGCTGCGGCCGAGGTCGCCGAGCGGGCCGGATCGATCGCCGTGCAGACCCACCAGAAGATCGTGGGCGTCGTCGAGAACATGGCGGGCCTGCCGTGTCCGCACTGCGACGAGATCGTCGACGTCTTCGGCACGGGCGGCGGTCAGCGGGTCGCGGACGGCCTCACCAGGACCACGGGCGCGCTGGTGCCGGTGCTGGGCTCGATCCCGATCGACGTACGGCTGCGGGAGGGCGGCGACGAGGGCAAGCCCGTCGTGCTCACGGACCCGGACTCACCGGCGGGGGCGGCGCTGCGGTCGATCGCGGGCAAACTGGGCGGGCGGGCGCGGGGCCTGTCCGGCATGTCGCTGGGGATCACCCCGCGCAACAAGTTCTGA
- a CDS encoding DUF1003 domain-containing protein gives MGSGSEHGLTERGEQRERVPVGASAVPRHRVRLDQPRAPRRSRLPEYDPEAFGRFSERIARLLGTGRFIVWMTVIIIMWVVWNVSAPADLRFDHYPFIFLTLMLSLQASYAAPLILLAQNRQDDRDRVTHEQERKQNERSIADTEYLTREIAALRMGLGEVATRDWIRSELQDLVKEMVEQRALFPADPSHRRDEGDR, from the coding sequence GTGGGTAGCGGCAGCGAGCACGGGCTGACCGAGCGCGGCGAGCAGAGGGAGCGCGTGCCCGTCGGGGCCAGCGCGGTGCCGCGCCACCGGGTCCGGCTCGACCAGCCGCGCGCCCCTCGACGCAGTCGGCTGCCGGAGTACGACCCCGAGGCCTTCGGCCGCTTCTCGGAGCGGATCGCCCGCCTCCTGGGAACGGGACGGTTCATCGTCTGGATGACGGTGATCATCATCATGTGGGTCGTCTGGAACGTCTCCGCACCCGCTGATCTGCGCTTCGACCACTACCCCTTCATCTTTCTGACCCTGATGCTGTCGCTGCAGGCCTCGTACGCCGCCCCGCTGATCCTGCTGGCACAGAACCGGCAGGACGACCGGGACCGGGTCACCCACGAGCAGGAGCGCAAGCAGAACGAGCGGTCCATCGCGGACACCGAATACCTCACCCGGGAGATCGCGGCGCTGCGGATGGGCCTCGGCGAGGTCGCCACCCGGGACTGGATCCGCTCCGAACTCCAGGACCTGGTGAAGGAGATGGTGGAGCAGCGCGCCCTATTCCCGGCCGACCCCTCCCACCGGCGTGACGAAGGCGACCGCTGA